The Thermoplasma acidophilum DSM 1728 genome includes a window with the following:
- a CDS encoding ROK family protein, producing the protein MSLNILGYDVGGTKISTVVGNDSGEILSNVRMPTVKHLGKKRLIEEMITMGDAALKKAHVEKPDLIGIIFAGPVDRNRGVVIASPNIFGLSNFNIVEPIRDYYRTDTFLENDAQAAAIAERLFGSGRNVDNFVYMTLSTGIGGGIFINGKLYRGAHGMAGEIGHNVIMVNGPTCGCGRRGCLEALAGGKAIARRVIENLRAVRDSDFFSKLRPNEITAEKVFEGKKQGDMFSQLILEETIYYLAVGLVNIINTLDPELVIIGGGISKAGKDLFDPLNDAVKEEFKSMYRPFKIVPGLENGSDLAAISVPLYTEMELHGEGEKQY; encoded by the coding sequence GTGTCATTGAATATTCTCGGATATGATGTTGGCGGTACAAAGATATCAACAGTTGTAGGCAACGATTCCGGTGAAATACTCTCCAATGTACGAATGCCCACTGTCAAGCATCTCGGGAAGAAGAGGCTTATAGAGGAGATGATCACCATGGGCGATGCCGCCTTAAAGAAAGCCCATGTGGAAAAGCCGGATCTGATCGGCATAATATTTGCCGGCCCTGTTGACCGCAACAGAGGCGTCGTGATAGCTTCGCCAAATATCTTCGGGCTGAGCAACTTCAACATTGTGGAGCCGATAAGGGATTATTATAGAACAGACACGTTTCTGGAAAACGATGCGCAGGCAGCTGCCATAGCTGAGAGGCTCTTCGGGTCGGGAAGGAACGTCGATAATTTCGTTTACATGACGCTGAGTACTGGAATAGGCGGTGGAATATTCATAAACGGAAAACTTTACCGCGGGGCCCATGGAATGGCGGGAGAGATAGGCCACAATGTCATAATGGTCAATGGGCCGACATGCGGATGCGGAAGGCGCGGCTGCCTTGAAGCTCTGGCCGGAGGCAAGGCCATTGCGAGAAGGGTGATCGAAAACCTGCGGGCAGTACGGGATTCTGACTTCTTTTCGAAGCTGAGGCCGAACGAGATCACGGCAGAAAAGGTCTTCGAAGGCAAGAAGCAGGGCGATATGTTCTCGCAGCTGATACTTGAAGAGACGATATATTACCTGGCTGTTGGCCTTGTGAACATAATAAATACGCTGGATCCGGAGCTCGTGATAATAGGTGGTGGAATCTCGAAGGCGGGCAAGGATCTCTTTGATCCGCTCAACGACGCGGTAAAGGAAGAATTCAAGAGCATGTACAGGCCATTCAAGATCGTTCCAGGACTGGAAAATGGATCGGATCTCGCGGCCATATCGGTACCGCTGTACACGGAGATGGAGCTGCATGGCGAAGGAGAAAAGCAGTATTGA
- a CDS encoding SDR family oxidoreductase produces MPNAIVSAASSGIGKGIASVLSRSGYRLTLFARDEKRIDEARKELKLKFGLEPLAIPADLSKPEDIDRVVKKHRETYGSIENLVINYGDPRVAGFTDLSDEDWQYAIDMIFMSTVRITREALKDMIRARHGSIVYVTSMTVREPMEGFSLSSSLRSAVVALAKNISLEVSKFGIRINTISQGYINTERLRDVIKTGVDRTEGMRRLSGDVPLRRVGDPEEIGEVVEFLLSSRASYVNGANIPVDGGITKFPL; encoded by the coding sequence ATGCCAAACGCCATTGTATCTGCAGCCTCAAGCGGTATAGGTAAAGGAATAGCTTCCGTTCTTTCACGATCTGGATACCGGCTCACCCTGTTTGCACGGGATGAGAAACGAATCGATGAGGCCAGAAAGGAACTGAAGTTAAAATTCGGCTTGGAACCTCTGGCCATTCCTGCGGATCTGTCAAAACCAGAAGACATAGATAGAGTTGTCAAAAAGCACAGGGAGACCTATGGAAGCATTGAAAACCTCGTAATCAACTATGGCGATCCACGTGTGGCCGGCTTTACTGATCTGAGCGATGAGGACTGGCAATACGCCATAGATATGATATTCATGTCCACAGTCAGGATCACCAGGGAAGCACTCAAGGACATGATCAGGGCAAGGCACGGATCGATAGTGTACGTGACATCCATGACGGTCCGTGAACCTATGGAAGGGTTCTCCCTATCATCTTCCCTGAGATCGGCTGTAGTTGCACTGGCAAAGAACATATCGCTAGAGGTCTCTAAATTCGGGATAAGGATAAACACAATATCTCAGGGATACATCAATACGGAAAGGCTAAGAGACGTCATAAAAACTGGGGTTGACCGCACCGAGGGCATGAGGAGACTCAGCGGAGATGTTCCACTGCGCAGAGTAGGAGATCCGGAGGAGATAGGTGAAGTTGTAGAATTCCTGTTATCAAGCCGGGCCTCCTATGTCAACGGTGCTAACATACCCGTTGACGGAGGAATAACTAAATTTCCGCTGTGA
- a CDS encoding 2,3-diphosphoglycerate-dependent phosphoglycerate mutase, giving the protein MDRAILVRHGESETNVYGIISSDEDRYPLTENGITQVQRTAAQLAELDFDGIVTSPILRAYQSASIIASATGLPVIKDERARESEFGPYNNSRITEIPYGTREELEMEPWDSHVRRMRSLIEDYDGSYIVVSHAYPIKSLLCDLLGLGEFDCFSVEIKNASMSAILVNEKRVLTIGSLILSESVKRHFRK; this is encoded by the coding sequence ATGGATCGGGCCATTCTGGTCAGGCATGGAGAGAGCGAAACAAACGTATACGGCATAATATCTTCAGATGAGGATCGGTATCCACTGACCGAGAATGGCATAACGCAGGTTCAGAGGACTGCAGCCCAGCTTGCTGAACTTGATTTTGATGGCATAGTAACTAGCCCGATATTGAGGGCGTATCAGAGCGCAAGCATCATAGCCTCTGCTACTGGGCTCCCCGTCATAAAGGATGAACGTGCGAGGGAATCCGAATTTGGCCCGTACAACAACAGCAGGATAACGGAGATACCATATGGCACCCGTGAAGAGCTGGAAATGGAGCCTTGGGATTCGCATGTAAGGAGGATGCGATCCCTTATTGAGGACTATGACGGCAGCTACATCGTAGTGAGCCATGCCTACCCCATCAAGAGCCTCCTATGCGATCTCCTTGGGCTAGGAGAGTTCGACTGCTTCAGCGTGGAGATAAAGAATGCATCCATGTCGGCGATCCTTGTCAATGAAAAACGGGTTCTCACGATAGGATCCCTGATACTGAGCGAATCCGTGAAGCGGCATTTCAGGAAATGA
- the aroC gene encoding chorismate synthase translates to MFTLGSSMKMTVFGSSHGEAVGSIIDGFPIGFKIPLDYVQKYMEYRRPGSSILTSQRKEDDEVEIISGLHEGYTDGSPLTLIIRNKNVISSYYSEIRENPRPGHSDYTMFLKYGEFRNYEGGGFLSGRMTAPLVAAGSIAKAYLEGMGIKVKSYMRSIGDVECSRVSGEAYSFETRMPDPECDARARELIMRVMKAGDSIGGRIDTVVENFPGGVGEPFFDSVESSIAHAIFSIPAVKAIEFGDGFRLASMLGSEANDPFDLADGKIVTKTNHNGGILGGITNGMPIRFSIAVKPTPSIHIPQQTVNLSTSEKTTITVKGRHDPCVAIRAVPVVECLTSFVLLDLLIQSGNVNRYARKTR, encoded by the coding sequence ATGTTCACTCTTGGCAGCTCAATGAAGATGACGGTATTCGGTTCATCGCATGGCGAAGCCGTAGGATCGATCATAGACGGCTTTCCGATTGGTTTCAAAATCCCGTTGGACTATGTGCAGAAATACATGGAGTACAGGAGGCCTGGATCAAGCATACTGACCTCACAGAGGAAGGAAGATGATGAGGTCGAGATCATTTCCGGCCTTCATGAGGGTTACACAGATGGAAGCCCTCTGACGCTTATCATAAGAAACAAGAACGTGATATCATCGTATTACAGCGAGATCAGGGAGAATCCCAGGCCAGGCCACAGCGACTACACGATGTTTCTCAAATACGGAGAATTCAGAAACTATGAGGGCGGAGGTTTCCTGTCCGGCAGGATGACCGCACCGCTTGTTGCAGCAGGTTCCATTGCCAAGGCATATCTCGAAGGCATGGGCATAAAAGTGAAGAGCTATATGAGGTCGATAGGCGACGTTGAATGCAGCAGGGTTTCAGGAGAAGCTTACAGCTTTGAAACCAGGATGCCAGATCCAGAGTGTGATGCGAGGGCGCGTGAACTCATAATGAGAGTTATGAAGGCGGGCGACAGCATTGGCGGAAGAATAGACACGGTCGTCGAGAACTTTCCGGGCGGTGTCGGCGAACCGTTCTTTGATTCCGTTGAGAGCTCCATCGCGCATGCCATCTTTTCGATACCAGCTGTAAAAGCCATAGAGTTCGGCGATGGCTTCAGGCTCGCTTCGATGCTTGGCTCAGAGGCAAACGATCCTTTCGATCTTGCCGACGGAAAGATTGTGACGAAGACAAACCACAACGGCGGCATCCTCGGTGGAATAACAAACGGCATGCCAATACGATTCTCAATTGCGGTGAAGCCGACGCCGTCCATACACATCCCTCAGCAGACCGTTAATCTATCCACATCTGAGAAAACGACAATAACGGTAAAGGGCAGGCACGATCCCTGTGTGGCCATAAGGGCAGTTCCGGTCGTCGAATGCCTCACATCCTTCGTACTGCTCGATCTGCTCATCCAGTCCGGCAACGTAAACCGCTACGCCAGGAAGACAAGATGA
- a CDS encoding ATP-binding protein, translating to MIPEEYKIADISQINLDFLTSLLSYLRKNKREDTWIEVKSTYGVEVDPDEIRKDFSCMANSGGGYFLIGVGDQPNFKVTGCDEIDFNRIRKILGDPNKMTAFPDFENKEVYSEDGKRVIIVYIKPVNGSSVICLKDKNKQHTIYVYYTRSYLRTDCQKLPCEMGIIYNSSEKLPESLQLDPEKTGFLNLDGAVSPIKTVEWSLDERIYDLKDNNGNLLFYKYNYLIPVPFFNLNNFKFFKYGYYERWNGELKDLPEILKEIESNFNSHYGIGFSYWTLTQINLGNAPFTNFISGVSPTDLSQNIANNKDIGGGLSAFWILSSGVHLAMVYLSLFDMKAELQLYFRYSKIPNNKLFPHIENNLVTMRPISLYELPELEPDFSHVDFSADLFLDNPSDDLLTNLIDYKLSGYLGGLRKKIASGPPLISNLAVLNSCGGSESRNPLNSFKTIIGRINSHGSLTNFKNPVKITGYRLNIITLPPFITVPIIPLVFELAIDLNQESKYRTGQER from the coding sequence ATGATACCTGAGGAATATAAAATCGCCGATATTTCTCAAATAAATTTAGATTTTCTTACTTCTTTACTCTCCTACCTGAGAAAAAATAAAAGGGAGGATACGTGGATTGAGGTTAAGTCTACGTACGGGGTAGAAGTAGACCCAGATGAGATTAGAAAGGATTTCTCTTGCATGGCTAATTCCGGAGGTGGCTATTTCTTAATTGGTGTAGGTGATCAACCGAACTTTAAGGTCACAGGTTGCGACGAAATAGATTTTAATAGGATAAGAAAAATTCTAGGAGACCCAAATAAGATGACAGCTTTTCCTGATTTCGAGAATAAGGAAGTTTATTCCGAAGACGGCAAGAGAGTAATTATCGTCTATATAAAACCTGTCAACGGATCTTCAGTAATATGCCTCAAAGATAAAAATAAGCAACATACTATTTATGTTTATTATACAAGAAGTTATTTGCGAACTGATTGTCAAAAATTGCCTTGTGAGATGGGAATTATATATAATTCCTCGGAGAAACTCCCTGAATCATTACAACTCGATCCAGAAAAGACTGGTTTTCTAAATCTTGATGGGGCTGTATCTCCTATTAAGACTGTAGAATGGTCGCTTGATGAAAGGATATATGATCTTAAGGATAACAACGGAAATTTACTTTTTTATAAATATAATTACTTGATTCCAGTTCCGTTTTTCAATTTAAACAATTTCAAATTTTTTAAATATGGATATTATGAACGTTGGAATGGCGAACTAAAAGATCTGCCAGAGATTTTAAAAGAGATTGAGAGCAATTTTAATTCTCACTATGGAATAGGTTTTTCATATTGGACCTTAACTCAAATTAATTTAGGAAATGCCCCATTTACAAATTTTATATCTGGAGTTTCGCCCACGGATCTCTCACAAAATATTGCCAACAACAAGGATATAGGAGGAGGACTTAGTGCTTTCTGGATTCTTTCTTCTGGAGTTCACTTAGCGATGGTATATCTTTCTTTATTTGATATGAAGGCAGAACTCCAATTGTATTTTCGATATTCGAAAATACCGAATAACAAATTATTTCCCCATATTGAAAATAACTTAGTAACGATGAGGCCAATTTCATTGTATGAGCTTCCGGAATTAGAGCCAGATTTCAGTCACGTTGACTTCAGTGCAGATCTTTTTTTAGATAATCCTTCAGACGATTTACTTACAAATCTTATTGACTACAAACTATCGGGTTACTTGGGTGGCTTAAGAAAAAAGATCGCTTCAGGACCACCATTGATATCTAATTTAGCGGTTCTAAATTCATGTGGTGGATCTGAATCTAGAAATCCTCTTAACTCATTTAAGACAATAATTGGGAGAATCAATTCACATGGCAGCCTAACCAATTTTAAAAATCCTGTGAAGATCACAGGTTATAGACTTAATATCATTACCTTGCCGCCTTTTATCACTGTACCAATAATCCCTCTAGTCTTTGAACTGGCAATTGATTTAAATCAAGAGTCAAAATATCGAACCGGTCAAGAAAGATAA
- a CDS encoding acyl CoA:acetate/3-ketoacid CoA transferase, translating to MEKSKFVDSQTALKTVKDGSTIAVSGFNHAIAPEYLLKELYRMYIYTGHPRHLFFEFETTPGIPGSGIDSIANELYQNEDHEFIKGMLIPYTGFSPWSAKLIQENRIEGYMWSIGTVSYWFREVSCSRPGLITKVGIDTFTDPRDPVYHGGLMNEKARKAMRARVSVVTLDGEEYLFYQAPKPNVALIRGTTADEIGDISVDEEGMITTILNIAQAAKSKPDRGTVIAQIKRITRFGSRSPKLVIVPGPLIDYLVLAPESDHWQSGSFQYNPAIVGEDFIPNMDEMVRSLTKNMNPIQAVIARRSALELARYISTVKRSIIINLGVGIPVYVSTVIAQEGVRDYITTTIEPGSWGGIALSGNDFGVALSPYAMLHMPDQFATYEGGILDAAVLGFMQVDRHGNVNSSYIPNRVFTGPGGFPVISRGASLVIFAGRFMGGEQEETIRDGRLVIESEGTERKFVKDLYMRLFSGRESQKQKQTAIYVTERAVFKLMSKGLEIVEIAPGVDLEKDVLKNMEFEPLVPKEIPQMDPRIFDINSPLGLSEMIGKNDGQSA from the coding sequence ATGGAAAAAAGCAAATTTGTTGACTCTCAGACCGCGCTGAAAACGGTGAAGGATGGAAGCACCATTGCGGTGTCTGGATTCAACCATGCTATAGCTCCTGAGTATCTTCTCAAGGAGCTCTACAGGATGTATATCTACACAGGGCATCCAAGGCATCTCTTCTTCGAGTTCGAGACCACTCCAGGAATCCCTGGATCGGGCATAGATTCGATAGCAAACGAGCTGTACCAGAACGAAGACCACGAGTTCATAAAAGGCATGCTCATACCGTACACAGGCTTTTCACCGTGGAGCGCAAAACTGATCCAGGAGAATCGCATTGAAGGTTACATGTGGTCGATTGGAACTGTATCTTACTGGTTCAGGGAGGTTTCATGTTCAAGGCCTGGCCTGATAACAAAGGTGGGCATAGATACCTTTACTGATCCAAGGGATCCCGTCTATCACGGTGGGCTGATGAATGAGAAGGCAAGGAAGGCCATGCGGGCACGCGTATCCGTGGTAACTCTGGACGGAGAGGAATACCTATTCTACCAGGCTCCGAAGCCGAACGTCGCTCTCATAAGGGGAACCACAGCGGATGAGATAGGCGACATCTCCGTGGACGAGGAGGGCATGATAACAACGATTCTTAACATAGCGCAGGCGGCGAAGAGCAAGCCAGACCGTGGCACGGTAATAGCGCAGATAAAGCGGATAACAAGGTTCGGATCGAGATCCCCGAAGCTGGTGATAGTTCCAGGCCCGCTAATAGACTACCTTGTGCTGGCGCCAGAAAGTGACCACTGGCAGTCAGGAAGCTTCCAGTACAATCCCGCAATCGTCGGCGAGGATTTCATCCCGAACATGGATGAAATGGTGCGCAGCCTGACAAAGAACATGAACCCGATACAGGCCGTAATAGCCCGGAGATCGGCGCTTGAACTTGCAAGATACATCTCAACAGTGAAGAGGAGCATAATCATCAACCTCGGCGTCGGCATACCAGTGTACGTTTCGACAGTCATAGCCCAGGAAGGCGTCAGGGATTACATAACCACTACCATAGAGCCTGGATCCTGGGGTGGGATAGCGCTGTCCGGCAACGATTTCGGAGTTGCGCTCTCACCATACGCGATGCTGCACATGCCGGATCAGTTCGCAACCTATGAAGGGGGAATACTGGATGCCGCGGTTCTCGGATTCATGCAGGTGGACAGGCATGGGAACGTGAATTCATCATACATACCGAACAGGGTGTTCACGGGCCCAGGGGGTTTTCCAGTCATTTCGCGCGGTGCCTCGCTGGTGATATTTGCCGGCAGGTTCATGGGCGGCGAACAGGAGGAGACCATAAGGGATGGAAGGCTCGTTATAGAATCCGAGGGCACGGAAAGAAAATTCGTAAAGGACCTTTACATGAGGCTCTTCAGCGGACGGGAATCCCAGAAGCAGAAGCAGACGGCCATCTACGTTACCGAGAGGGCAGTATTTAAGCTCATGAGCAAGGGCCTGGAGATAGTGGAGATCGCGCCAGGCGTCGATCTTGAAAAGGATGTGCTGAAGAACATGGAGTTCGAACCGTTGGTCCCAAAGGAGATACCGCAGATGGATCCCAGGATATTCGACATCAATTCCCCCCTTGGCCTTTCAGAAATGATAGGAAAAAATGATGGCCAGTCGGCATAA
- a CDS encoding GNAT family N-acetyltransferase, with amino-acid sequence MSADIVFDRGSPSDIDEIKTFTSNTWKVGYYTDLYSKLADTGTMDDYVDKVIERWVNDGSVYVLRVSGRPVATIHMEKLPDGSVMLGGLRVHPEYRGSRLGMSIMQETIQFLRGKTERLRSAVYSWNEPSLRLVHRLGFHQVEEYPIYTFQGGSTAVPALKPVNERYAGRWRCFFIDWKYMCSDDPDIIHEEYSNNLIVDGSTFVYFDIYEGGIDLFVNDSDDASSFIEKYRSMNGRITFYVRKALANGLPYVPASSLTVWEYRY; translated from the coding sequence ATGTCTGCCGATATTGTCTTCGATCGTGGTTCTCCTTCAGACATAGATGAGATCAAAACGTTCACGTCAAACACATGGAAAGTAGGATACTACACGGATCTGTACAGTAAGCTTGCAGATACCGGCACCATGGATGATTATGTGGATAAGGTCATAGAGAGATGGGTTAACGATGGTTCCGTATACGTATTGAGGGTTTCAGGCCGTCCCGTTGCCACCATACACATGGAAAAGCTTCCAGACGGATCGGTCATGCTCGGTGGACTGAGAGTACATCCTGAATACCGCGGATCGAGGCTCGGAATGAGCATCATGCAGGAGACAATACAGTTTTTGAGAGGAAAAACTGAAAGGCTAAGATCTGCTGTTTACTCATGGAATGAGCCTTCTCTCAGGCTGGTGCACAGGCTTGGCTTCCATCAGGTGGAAGAGTATCCAATATACACATTCCAGGGCGGTTCCACTGCGGTGCCGGCGCTGAAACCAGTGAATGAAAGATACGCCGGAAGATGGAGATGCTTCTTCATTGACTGGAAATACATGTGCTCGGATGATCCGGACATAATTCACGAGGAATATTCGAACAATCTGATAGTAGATGGCAGTACGTTCGTGTACTTCGACATTTACGAGGGAGGAATCGATCTTTTCGTCAATGATTCCGATGATGCGTCTTCGTTCATAGAAAAATATAGGAGCATGAATGGCCGCATCACATTCTATGTGAGAAAGGCTCTGGCGAATGGTCTGCCGTACGTTCCGGCATCATCGCTGACCGTGTGGGAGTACAGGTATTGA
- a CDS encoding coiled-coil domain-containing protein: MAKAEGEKDSYYRKIKEENEKLKKKVEWLDNDSFLLDSEADKRQVYHYMKKNPESAKFIFKKYKNLQPMIREVCDPENPLYIDGVKKALEGIIEINDAEEDLERLKEEATKERKEIELLEKELKDAEKEYDEKQENLKVIKREYEEAMKQRANIRTDRGMELIEKNVNDVTKFLTAILEKWDNYFHQNPISLGMTLDKAEFNHMELLNQNLKEMIERIHTEDFLSPENLDTYHKELLEKVQKEKENALNEMNAVMAYNPKKVLTKALDDLENALYRIESGQDDSVGGRYLNNVTVKLIRGDVGEAMDFLDHLKDQVENKDRRSKS; the protein is encoded by the coding sequence ATGGCGAAGGCAGAAGGGGAAAAGGATAGCTACTACAGAAAGATAAAAGAGGAAAATGAGAAACTCAAAAAGAAGGTTGAATGGCTTGATAACGATTCGTTCCTCCTTGATTCCGAGGCTGATAAGAGGCAAGTATACCACTATATGAAAAAGAATCCTGAATCTGCGAAATTCATTTTTAAGAAATACAAGAACCTCCAACCGATGATTCGTGAAGTGTGCGATCCTGAGAATCCACTATATATCGATGGAGTGAAGAAAGCACTGGAGGGCATAATCGAAATCAACGATGCTGAGGAGGATCTGGAAAGACTTAAGGAGGAAGCCACAAAAGAACGAAAAGAGATTGAACTGCTTGAAAAGGAATTAAAGGACGCAGAAAAGGAATACGATGAGAAGCAGGAGAATCTAAAGGTCATAAAGAGGGAATACGAAGAGGCGATGAAGCAGCGTGCGAATATACGCACAGATAGAGGCATGGAACTCATCGAGAAAAATGTGAATGATGTCACGAAGTTCCTTACGGCGATCCTTGAAAAGTGGGATAACTACTTCCATCAGAACCCCATATCGCTAGGCATGACACTGGATAAGGCAGAGTTCAACCACATGGAACTGCTTAACCAGAATCTGAAGGAAATGATCGAAAGGATACACACAGAGGATTTTCTCTCTCCTGAGAATCTCGATACCTATCATAAGGAACTGCTGGAAAAAGTTCAGAAGGAGAAGGAAAACGCATTGAATGAAATGAATGCCGTCATGGCATACAATCCAAAGAAGGTTTTAACGAAAGCACTCGATGATCTGGAGAATGCGTTATATAGAATCGAAAGCGGACAGGATGACAGTGTGGGCGGTAGATATCTTAACAACGTCACGGTAAAGCTCATAAGAGGTGACGTAGGAGAAGCGATGGATTTCCTCGATCACTTGAAGGATCAGGTGGAAAACAAGGATAGGCGATCGAAATCCTGA
- a CDS encoding ThaI family type II restriction endonuclease: protein MNDHLKDLFRDRLIIDKVQRRLPYMFQLAELESSRAGKVGMEVGSLRERIISSLLIYKFGEKNVETDLPITEPEIDVKLFGSPISIKTITGKEPAGVKLIWTVDATKARQFLETWHPRFDLILVHINWSSLGGVYYIPDYVQQRIFDEIGKDKYIKLPKQGTNPRGVEISNEALKEIMTDEETMSIKIEWKKTNVQYNAFKRWVDLWSEG, encoded by the coding sequence ATGAATGACCATTTGAAAGACTTATTTAGAGATCGTCTTATTATTGATAAGGTACAAAGACGACTTCCATATATGTTTCAACTTGCAGAACTTGAGAGTTCAAGAGCGGGCAAGGTAGGCATGGAAGTCGGCTCTTTAAGAGAACGTATTATAAGTTCCCTTTTGATCTATAAATTTGGTGAAAAAAACGTTGAAACAGACCTACCCATAACAGAACCTGAAATTGATGTAAAGCTCTTCGGCTCTCCAATTTCTATAAAGACTATAACTGGTAAAGAGCCTGCGGGAGTAAAATTAATATGGACAGTAGATGCTACAAAAGCTAGGCAATTTTTAGAAACTTGGCATCCAAGATTTGATTTGATTCTTGTTCATATCAATTGGTCATCATTAGGTGGAGTTTATTACATACCTGATTATGTGCAGCAACGCATTTTTGATGAAATTGGAAAGGATAAATATATAAAATTACCGAAACAGGGCACTAACCCTAGAGGCGTTGAAATATCCAACGAAGCACTCAAAGAAATAATGACAGATGAAGAAACAATGTCAATCAAAATTGAATGGAAGAAGACCAACGTCCAATATAACGCTTTTAAGAGATGGGTTGATTTGTGGAGTGAGGGTTAA